One genomic segment of Streptomyces sp. RerS4 includes these proteins:
- a CDS encoding tyrosine-protein phosphatase, translating into MRADSLDGLTARGWTTLTAHGVRTVIDLRNDDETGVDHPRARPA; encoded by the coding sequence GTGCGGGCCGACAGCCTCGACGGGCTCACCGCGCGCGGCTGGACCACCCTGACCGCGCACGGCGTGCGGACCGTCATCGACCTGCGCAACGACGACGAGACCGGAGTGGACCACCCCCGCGCCCGCCCGGCCTGA